A single region of the Geobacillus subterraneus genome encodes:
- a CDS encoding BrxA/BrxB family bacilliredoxin, with amino-acid sequence MFQFQFPLYNDFVEQSRREAVEAGFEELRTPEDVDAAFRRPGTTLVLINSVCGCAGGIARPAAAHAVHYDKRPDHLVTVFAGQDKEATARAREYFVGEPPSSPSFALLKDGKLCAMLHRHDIEGHEPVAVVQKLQALFDEYCEEV; translated from the coding sequence ATGTTCCAATTTCAATTTCCACTGTACAATGATTTTGTAGAACAATCCCGCCGTGAAGCAGTCGAAGCCGGATTTGAAGAGCTGCGCACGCCGGAAGACGTCGACGCCGCGTTTCGCCGTCCGGGCACAACGCTTGTTCTCATCAACTCCGTGTGCGGCTGCGCCGGCGGCATCGCTCGCCCGGCAGCGGCCCACGCCGTTCACTACGACAAGCGTCCGGATCATTTAGTGACCGTCTTTGCCGGCCAAGACAAAGAAGCAACGGCCCGCGCGCGCGAATACTTTGTCGGCGAGCCGCCGTCCTCGCCGTCGTTCGCTCTGCTAAAAGACGGGAAATTGTGCGCCATGCTCCACCGCCACGACATCGAAGGGCACGAGCCGGTGGCGGTCGTGCAAAAGCTGCAGGCGCTGTTTGACGAATATTGTGAGGAAGTGTGA
- the scpA gene encoding methylmalonyl-CoA mutase, with protein MAKDVDFTKMTLSAAAADVEEKQWRDAVERRVQASIGELLFQTNEHIAVKPLYTKNDIDGLDFLDYLPGLPPYLRGPYPTMYVVRPWTIRQYAGFSTAEESNAFYRRNLAMGQKGLSVAFDLATHRGYDSDHPRVVGDVGKAGVAIDSVLDMKILFDGIPLDQMSVSMTMNGAVLPIMAFYIVTAEEQGVTQDKLSGTIQNDILKEYMVRNTYIYPPEMSMRIIADIFAYTAKYMPKFNSISISGYHMQEAGAPADLELAYTLADGLEYVRTGLKAGIDIDSFAPRLSFFWAIGMNYFMEVAKMRAARLMWAKMMKTFNPKNPKSLALRTHSQTSGWSLTEQDPFNNVVRTLIEAHAAAMGHTQSLHTNALDEAIALPTDFSARIARNTQLYLQEETGICRTIDPWAGSYYVETLTNELMKRAWAHIEEIESLGGMAKAIETGIPKMRIEEAAARRQARIDSGAETIIGVNKYRPEKEEPIDILEVDNTAVRKRQIERLNELKATRDNEQVEAALEAITKAAETGEGNLLELAVQAARVRATLGEISYAIEKVAKRHRAAIRSISGVYSSEYKNEAQLERVKRRVEQFAELEGRRPRILIAKMGQDGHDRGAKVIATAFADLGFDVDIGPLFQTPEETARQAVENDVHAVGISSLAGGHKTLVPQLVSELEKLGRDDILVIVGGVIPPQDYAFLYEHGAAAVFGPGTVIPEAADKVLDEIYARLGYEDVSE; from the coding sequence ATGGCGAAGGACGTTGATTTTACCAAGATGACGCTTTCCGCGGCAGCGGCTGATGTGGAGGAGAAACAGTGGAGAGACGCGGTGGAGCGGCGCGTGCAAGCGTCGATCGGTGAGCTGTTGTTTCAGACGAACGAACACATTGCCGTGAAGCCGCTTTATACAAAAAATGACATCGATGGGCTCGATTTTCTCGATTACTTGCCCGGGCTGCCGCCGTACTTGCGCGGGCCGTACCCGACGATGTATGTCGTGCGGCCGTGGACGATCCGCCAATACGCCGGTTTTTCGACGGCGGAGGAAAGCAACGCGTTTTACCGGCGCAACTTGGCGATGGGGCAAAAAGGGCTGTCGGTCGCCTTTGACTTGGCGACGCACCGCGGCTATGACTCCGACCATCCGCGCGTCGTCGGTGACGTCGGCAAAGCAGGGGTCGCCATCGATTCGGTGCTCGATATGAAAATTTTGTTTGACGGCATTCCGCTCGACCAAATGTCGGTGTCGATGACGATGAACGGGGCGGTGCTCCCGATCATGGCGTTTTACATCGTCACCGCCGAAGAGCAAGGGGTGACGCAAGACAAATTGTCGGGCACGATCCAAAACGATATTTTGAAAGAATATATGGTGCGCAACACGTACATTTACCCGCCGGAGATGTCGATGCGCATCATCGCCGACATTTTCGCTTATACGGCCAAATACATGCCGAAATTCAACAGCATCAGCATTTCCGGCTACCATATGCAAGAAGCCGGGGCGCCGGCTGATTTGGAGCTGGCGTATACGCTCGCGGACGGGCTTGAGTACGTGCGCACCGGCTTGAAAGCGGGCATTGACATCGATTCGTTCGCCCCGAGGCTGTCGTTTTTCTGGGCGATCGGCATGAACTACTTTATGGAAGTGGCGAAAATGCGGGCGGCGCGTCTCATGTGGGCGAAAATGATGAAAACGTTCAACCCGAAAAATCCGAAATCGCTCGCATTACGGACCCATTCGCAAACGTCAGGCTGGAGCTTGACCGAGCAAGATCCGTTCAACAACGTCGTGCGCACGCTCATTGAAGCGCACGCGGCGGCGATGGGGCATACGCAGTCGCTCCATACGAACGCGCTCGATGAGGCGATTGCCTTGCCGACCGATTTTTCGGCGCGCATCGCCCGCAATACGCAGCTGTACTTGCAGGAAGAAACGGGCATTTGCCGCACGATCGATCCGTGGGCCGGTTCGTATTACGTCGAGACGTTGACGAACGAACTGATGAAGCGGGCGTGGGCGCATATTGAAGAAATCGAAAGCTTAGGCGGGATGGCAAAAGCGATCGAAACCGGCATTCCGAAAATGCGCATCGAAGAAGCGGCGGCCCGCCGCCAAGCGCGCATCGATTCAGGGGCGGAAACGATCATCGGCGTGAACAAATACCGTCCGGAAAAAGAAGAGCCGATTGACATTTTGGAAGTGGACAACACCGCTGTGCGAAAGCGGCAAATTGAGCGGCTGAACGAGCTGAAGGCGACCCGCGACAACGAGCAGGTCGAAGCGGCGCTAGAGGCGATTACGAAAGCGGCGGAAACGGGCGAAGGGAACTTGCTTGAGCTCGCCGTCCAGGCCGCGCGCGTCCGGGCCACCCTTGGGGAAATTTCGTACGCCATTGAAAAAGTGGCGAAGCGCCATCGCGCCGCCATCCGCTCGATCAGCGGCGTCTACAGTTCGGAATACAAAAACGAAGCGCAGCTCGAACGGGTGAAGCGACGGGTGGAGCAATTCGCCGAACTCGAAGGGCGCCGTCCGCGCATCTTGATTGCGAAAATGGGGCAGGACGGCCATGACCGCGGGGCGAAAGTGATCGCGACCGCGTTTGCCGATTTAGGGTTTGACGTCGATATCGGCCCGCTCTTCCAGACGCCGGAAGAAACGGCGCGCCAGGCGGTCGAAAACGACGTGCACGCCGTCGGCATCAGCTCGCTCGCCGGCGGCCATAAGACGCTCGTGCCGCAGCTTGTGTCCGAGCTCGAAAAACTCGGCCGCGACGATATTTTAGTCATCGTCGGCGGCGTCATCCCGCCGCAAGATTACGCGTTCCTGTATGAACACGGCGCCGCCGCCGTCTTTGGGCCAGGCACGGTCATCCCGGAAGCGGCGGACAAAGTGCTCGATGAAATTTACGCCCGGCTCGGCTATGAGGACGTGAGCGAATGA
- a CDS encoding HipA domain-containing protein, protein MGLCDVSDWTKDEERQASGTREKFWLIHPDNTHRYLFKIPKGNTGEAWAEVVASKIGQRIGLNMMEADLAVYDGIVGVLSRNFVFDDAEFYEGGDLFFTIAEDFDRYNLKHYHFLNIIKVLSEFHLEKEFVQIPIFDALIANQDRHCDNWGVIVHHNGYKLAPIYDNGASLGYQLKEERILKMFQDQRMFDAFTNRSFSLIGLPHKRKPKYKELLSFIYELYPKEVKREIERISQINIQEIITVFDGISDNIMSKIYKEWVSKLLQQRKEWLLNWYMEVR, encoded by the coding sequence ATGGGATTATGTGATGTTAGCGATTGGACAAAAGATGAAGAGCGGCAAGCCTCTGGTACAAGAGAGAAGTTCTGGTTGATCCATCCAGATAATACCCATCGGTATTTATTTAAAATTCCTAAGGGAAATACCGGAGAAGCGTGGGCGGAGGTTGTCGCATCAAAAATTGGTCAAAGGATAGGGTTAAATATGATGGAGGCCGATTTAGCCGTTTACGATGGAATAGTAGGGGTTTTGTCAAGAAATTTTGTTTTTGATGATGCAGAGTTTTATGAAGGCGGTGATTTATTCTTTACAATTGCGGAAGACTTTGATCGCTACAATCTAAAACATTATCATTTTCTTAATATAATAAAGGTGTTGTCTGAATTTCACCTTGAAAAAGAGTTTGTCCAAATTCCTATATTTGACGCATTAATTGCAAATCAAGATCGTCACTGTGATAACTGGGGGGTTATTGTTCACCACAATGGTTACAAGCTTGCACCTATATATGATAATGGAGCGTCGCTAGGGTATCAATTGAAGGAAGAACGCATTCTAAAAATGTTTCAAGATCAAAGAATGTTTGATGCTTTTACAAATCGGAGCTTCTCTTTAATCGGACTTCCGCACAAAAGGAAGCCTAAATATAAAGAATTACTAAGTTTCATTTATGAATTATATCCAAAGGAAGTGAAGAGGGAAATTGAGCGTATTAGTCAAATAAATATACAAGAAATCATAACTGTTTTCGATGGCATTTCAGACAACATCATGAGTAAAATTTACAAAGAATGGGTATCAAAATTACTACAGCAGCGAAAGGAATGGCTTTTAAATTGGTATATGGAGGTGAGATAA
- a CDS encoding HIRAN domain-containing protein — protein MRPFVLWLIWQNECTRQRYHVGNLVHDGTKYVFYYEHSRKRRGLFEALENGYKPHLAFRDMERKYVSDRLFGPFERRLPDRRRPDFLEILRTYGLPHDCTDMDLLRATGGKLATDSYEFVAPIYVLGNHFDFDFYVAGWRYYEGDQVIQDLKVGDKVHFRLEPENRRDAKAVEVLTDKGCKLGYIPAFYSEFMFNLIQNNGCYTARIESIHVKAFPQRKVNINVYGVLPMSCQTQGLDMLHQVALQVT, from the coding sequence GTGCGCCCTTTTGTACTATGGTTAATTTGGCAAAATGAATGTACTCGTCAGCGATATCATGTTGGAAATTTAGTGCATGATGGAACAAAGTATGTATTTTATTACGAACACAGCAGGAAAAGAAGAGGATTATTCGAGGCGCTGGAAAACGGTTATAAGCCCCATTTAGCCTTTCGGGATATGGAAAGAAAATATGTTTCAGACAGATTATTTGGACCGTTTGAGCGACGTTTGCCTGACCGACGTCGCCCGGATTTTTTGGAAATTTTGCGCACATATGGTTTGCCACATGATTGTACAGATATGGATTTGTTACGAGCAACGGGTGGTAAACTTGCGACAGATTCTTATGAATTTGTAGCACCAATTTATGTATTGGGAAATCATTTCGATTTTGATTTTTATGTCGCCGGTTGGAGGTATTACGAGGGAGATCAAGTGATTCAAGATCTTAAAGTGGGAGATAAAGTGCATTTTCGGTTAGAGCCGGAGAATAGGCGGGATGCTAAAGCGGTAGAAGTGTTAACAGATAAGGGGTGTAAGCTAGGATATATTCCTGCTTTCTATAGCGAGTTCATGTTTAACCTTATTCAAAACAACGGATGTTATACGGCGAGAATTGAATCAATTCATGTTAAAGCTTTTCCTCAGCGTAAAGTAAATATAAATGTCTACGGCGTACTTCCCATGTCTTGTCAGACGCAAGGTCTTGATATGTTGCATCAAGTAGCGTTACAAGTGACTTAG
- the meaB gene encoding methylmalonyl Co-A mutase-associated GTPase MeaB: MNGEEKRWEQTSAQSAASDGPPRRPEWADGESASSYVHAERPPAPKRIVRRKERSVDEYVQGVLAGDRTMLAQAITLVESNAARHIDLAQHVLHALLPHVGRSIRIGITGVPGAGKSTFIEAFGTFLCEQGHRVAVLAVDPTSSLTGGSILGDKTRMETLARHPLAFIRPSPSGGALGGVHRKTRETMMLCEAAGYDIILVETVGVGQSEFVVRGMVDFFLLLALTGAGDELQGMKRGIMELVDAIVINKADGDNKEKAKAAQKEYNQFLHYLRPATPGWETKAYTCSALLGEGIADMWRVIQTFVETTKRSGVFFDRRRQQQKDWMHAMIKEYIETRFFADPVVKEKLPMLENSVISGAKPVTAAVKELIEAYERKRDSEL; encoded by the coding sequence ATGAACGGCGAAGAGAAACGATGGGAACAGACAAGCGCCCAGAGCGCGGCTTCAGATGGGCCGCCGCGCCGCCCGGAATGGGCGGACGGCGAGAGCGCGTCATCCTACGTGCACGCCGAACGCCCGCCGGCGCCAAAGCGGATCGTGAGGCGGAAAGAGCGGTCGGTGGACGAGTACGTCCAAGGGGTGCTCGCCGGCGACCGCACGATGTTGGCGCAGGCGATTACGTTGGTTGAAAGCAATGCGGCTCGTCATATCGATCTTGCTCAGCACGTGCTTCATGCCCTCCTTCCGCACGTCGGCCGCTCGATCCGCATCGGCATCACCGGGGTGCCGGGGGCGGGGAAAAGCACGTTCATTGAAGCGTTCGGGACGTTTTTGTGCGAACAAGGGCACCGGGTCGCCGTCTTGGCCGTCGACCCGACGAGCTCGTTGACCGGCGGCAGCATCCTCGGCGACAAAACGCGGATGGAGACGCTCGCCCGACATCCGCTTGCGTTCATCCGTCCGTCGCCATCGGGCGGGGCGCTTGGCGGCGTGCACCGGAAAACGCGCGAGACGATGATGCTGTGCGAAGCGGCCGGCTATGACATCATCCTCGTCGAGACGGTCGGCGTCGGGCAAAGCGAGTTTGTCGTCCGCGGGATGGTCGACTTTTTCCTCCTGCTGGCGTTAACCGGCGCCGGCGACGAGCTGCAAGGGATGAAGCGCGGCATCATGGAGCTTGTGGACGCCATCGTCATCAACAAGGCGGACGGTGATAATAAAGAAAAAGCGAAAGCGGCGCAAAAAGAATACAACCAGTTTCTCCATTACCTTCGCCCGGCCACGCCTGGCTGGGAGACGAAAGCGTACACGTGCTCGGCGCTGCTGGGCGAAGGAATCGCCGACATGTGGCGCGTCATCCAAACGTTCGTCGAGACGACGAAGCGATCCGGCGTCTTTTTCGATCGCCGCCGCCAGCAACAAAAAGACTGGATGCACGCCATGATCAAAGAATATATTGAAACGCGCTTTTTCGCCGACCCGGTCGTGAAAGAAAAGCTCCCGATGCTCGAAAACAGCGTCATTTCCGGCGCCAAGCCGGTCACCGCCGCCGTCAAAGAGCTGATCGAGGCGTATGAGCGGAAGCGAGACAGTGAACTATGA
- a CDS encoding nucleotidyltransferase domain-containing protein: MTDGMSLTVFERLMAYFAGEEDIQKAVLFGSRARGTAAATPPLICALIIPANKRGKSTRRLTRSSAFTHAPHCFRRVDEAIGRAIECGQKTMDGTAVHCTFFCLDRFVPPERTAVFFCPSAAVGQGLGD; encoded by the coding sequence GTGACCGATGGAATGAGCCTGACCGTGTTTGAACGGCTGATGGCGTATTTCGCCGGTGAAGAGGACATTCAAAAAGCCGTTTTGTTCGGCTCGCGGGCGCGCGGCACGGCCGCCGCAACTCCGCCATTGATTTGTGCATTGATTATACCGGCAAACAAAAGGGGAAAATCAACGAGGAGATTGACGAGATCGTCGGCGTTTACTCATGCCCCGCACTGTTTTCGCCGCGTTGACGAAGCGATTGGTCGGGCAATCGAGTGCGGGCAGAAGACGATGGATGGAACGGCTGTTCACTGTACTTTTTTTTGTCTAGATCGGTTTGTCCCGCCTGAGCGGACAGCCGTCTTTTTTTGCCCTTCCGCGGCGGTGGGGCAGGGGCTTGGCGATTGA